From a single Okeanomitos corallinicola TIOX110 genomic region:
- a CDS encoding tetratricopeptide repeat protein, with product MNIKKTIFSKKALKIAILLSPLLISTGFISGKLELSAHAQVLSNQEREELNRLRQENITQKQVHSDFERAFSRTNTLLNIWLTILSLFPVVLITTLWLLRKAIIREVVERAMQQVQGIEKLQTKLTTVNQEAENLITTSQNLTQELTQEVNRLQQTIQGEEENLSILLSDLPKSKQEFLTALEREVESAQENISNLEFKLNTQLEQVTLSAQQQKITIENIKKLELELFSLFNKLRSEVENQKESAVNDIEASRSQLLSRLHGWEVETLQQQEQTFESISQSRSEFTDQLFQFQSDAQHQKDIFISNLEQLNNLFQSQLADLQANAQSQKNSLFDALGKLQLEFSHQLQELQNTSELFQQQIIDNLETSSHEFTGQFSDIQTNVQKNIQQQQVLITENLHKLALESINQIKELQNTAELRQQQIIDNLESSSHEFTGQFSDIQTNVQKRKLSVLENLESLKSEFIKQLTELQNNAELRQQQIIDSLKNSSDEFTGQFSDIQTDVQKRKLSVLENLEKLENLESEFVEQFAELKLDAQKRKDAILQELAENPPQVIPEQEKVTEKVAQPPEPDVSTDDYLKEAEILFSEKRYEDALAMYAQVVDIQPDNAEVWLKRGLILNKLKRFKDAIMSYNRAIKINPEYHQAWCDIGVACGNLGKHREAFNCFDKATQIKPDDGVAWLNRGLSLIEIERYEDAIISFDKALEVQPNSPKAWDKRGYTLVRLGKDDEAIIDFNKALEIKPDYASAYYNKAACYALQREVELAVENLQKAIELKPSYKEDAATDIDFDEINTEESFQQLTRS from the coding sequence ATGAACATAAAAAAAACCATTTTTTCCAAAAAAGCTTTAAAAATCGCCATTTTATTATCTCCCTTGCTGATATCCACAGGTTTTATTAGTGGAAAACTGGAACTATCCGCTCATGCTCAGGTATTATCAAATCAAGAAAGAGAAGAATTAAACCGACTACGACAGGAAAATATAACTCAAAAGCAAGTACATTCAGACTTTGAGCGTGCTTTTTCTCGCACGAATACCCTACTTAATATCTGGTTAACTATTTTAAGTTTATTTCCAGTGGTTTTGATTACAACATTATGGTTATTGAGGAAAGCTATAATTCGGGAAGTTGTTGAGCGTGCAATGCAGCAAGTACAAGGAATAGAAAAGCTGCAAACTAAATTAACTACTGTTAACCAAGAAGCAGAAAATTTGATTACAACATCTCAAAATCTCACCCAGGAATTAACTCAGGAAGTGAACAGACTTCAACAAACAATTCAAGGTGAAGAAGAAAATTTATCTATCCTTTTATCTGATTTACCCAAATCAAAACAAGAATTTTTAACAGCTTTAGAACGAGAAGTTGAATCTGCTCAAGAAAACATCAGCAATTTAGAATTTAAATTAAATACTCAATTAGAACAAGTCACATTATCTGCTCAACAACAGAAAATTACCATTGAAAATATCAAAAAATTAGAACTTGAGTTATTTTCATTGTTTAATAAATTAAGGTCAGAAGTTGAAAATCAGAAAGAATCTGCTGTGAATGACATTGAAGCATCCCGTTCTCAATTGTTATCTCGACTGCATGGTTGGGAGGTAGAAACGCTACAGCAACAAGAACAAACTTTTGAAAGTATATCACAGTCACGCTCAGAATTTACTGATCAGTTATTTCAATTTCAGTCAGACGCTCAACATCAAAAAGATATATTTATTTCTAACTTAGAACAATTAAATAATTTATTTCAATCACAACTTGCTGATTTACAAGCTAATGCTCAAAGTCAAAAAAATAGTTTATTCGATGCTTTGGGTAAATTACAGTTAGAATTTTCTCATCAACTCCAAGAATTACAAAATACTTCGGAATTATTTCAACAACAAATTATTGATAATTTAGAAACATCCAGTCATGAATTTACTGGTCAATTTTCAGATATTCAAACTAATGTACAAAAAAATATTCAACAACAGCAAGTTCTCATTACAGAGAATTTACACAAGTTAGCATTAGAGTCTATTAATCAAATCAAAGAATTACAAAATACTGCGGAATTACGTCAACAACAAATTATTGATAATTTAGAAAGCTCTAGTCATGAATTTACTGGTCAGTTTTCAGATATTCAAACTAATGTACAAAAGCGAAAATTAAGTGTTTTAGAAAACTTAGAAAGTTTAAAATCCGAATTTATCAAACAACTGACAGAATTACAAAACAATGCGGAATTACGTCAACAACAAATTATTGATAGTTTAAAAAACTCTAGTGATGAATTTACTGGTCAGTTTTCAGATATTCAAACTGATGTACAAAAGAGAAAATTAAGTGTTTTAGAAAACTTAGAAAAATTAGAAAACCTAGAATCAGAATTTGTAGAACAATTTGCAGAATTAAAACTAGATGCTCAAAAACGCAAAGATGCTATTTTACAAGAATTAGCAGAAAACCCTCCTCAAGTTATCCCAGAACAGGAAAAAGTAACAGAAAAAGTAGCACAACCACCAGAACCTGATGTTTCTACAGATGACTATCTTAAAGAAGCAGAAATACTATTTTCAGAAAAACGCTACGAGGATGCGTTAGCTATGTATGCACAAGTTGTTGATATTCAACCTGATAATGCAGAAGTTTGGCTGAAACGTGGTTTAATTTTGAATAAGTTAAAACGCTTTAAAGACGCAATTATGTCTTATAATAGAGCTATTAAAATTAACCCAGAATACCATCAAGCATGGTGTGATATTGGTGTTGCTTGTGGTAATTTAGGCAAACATAGAGAAGCATTTAATTGTTTTGATAAAGCTACGCAAATTAAACCAGATGATGGAGTAGCTTGGTTAAATCGTGGTTTGTCTTTAATAGAAATTGAACGTTACGAAGATGCAATTATTTCCTTTGATAAAGCTTTAGAAGTTCAACCTAACTCCCCCAAAGCATGGGATAAACGTGGTTATACTTTAGTGAGATTAGGAAAAGATGACGAAGCAATTATTGATTTCAATAAAGCATTAGAAATTAAGCCAGATTATGCTAGTGCTTATTATAATAAAGCGGCTTGTTATGCACTACAGAGAGAAGTTGAACTAGCTGTAGAGAATTTGCAAAAAGCAATTGAGCTTAAACCAAGTTATAAAGAAGATGCTGCGACAGATATAGATTTTGATGAAATTAATACGGAAGAAAGCTTTCAACAATTAACTAGAAGTTAG
- a CDS encoding ubiquinol-cytochrome c reductase iron-sulfur subunit, whose protein sequence is MKRREFFNWVGLGLLASSLPVAIAACTNDSSTTASSPSETAATKTTAEDWQKVGTVAELDKTGQLLVENSPIGAVLVVGTSKEAENLTAVNPTCTHKGCTVEWKTDKDRFVCPCHDAIFTTEGKVNGGPAQKPLKTYLAKIESGSVLVKSA, encoded by the coding sequence ATGAAAAGACGTGAATTTTTCAACTGGGTCGGTTTAGGGTTATTAGCAAGTTCCTTACCTGTAGCAATAGCAGCTTGCACTAACGACTCTAGTACAACTGCATCTTCCCCCTCAGAAACTGCTGCTACAAAAACTACTGCTGAAGACTGGCAGAAAGTTGGTACTGTAGCAGAACTAGATAAAACAGGACAATTGTTAGTAGAAAATTCCCCTATCGGTGCTGTGTTGGTAGTTGGTACATCTAAAGAAGCAGAAAACTTAACTGCGGTTAACCCTACCTGTACTCACAAAGGTTGTACTGTGGAATGGAAAACAGATAAAGATAGGTTTGTTTGTCCTTGTCATGATGCGATATTTACTACTGAAGGAAAAGTTAACGGGGGTCCAGCACAAAAACCTCTAAAAACCTATTTAGCTAAAATTGAAAGTGGTTCTGTACTTGTGAAATCAGCTTAG